In a genomic window of Mycolicibacterium neoaurum VKM Ac-1815D:
- a CDS encoding F0F1 ATP synthase subunit epsilon: MAELDVEIVAVERKLWSGKATFVFTRTTAGEIGILPRHIPLVAQLVDDAMVRVEREGEDDLRIAVDGGFLSVTEGGVSLLVENAQFESEVDADAAKRDSESDDEATAAWGRARLRAVGQID, from the coding sequence ATGGCTGAACTTGACGTCGAGATCGTCGCCGTCGAGCGCAAGCTGTGGTCCGGCAAGGCGACGTTCGTCTTCACCCGCACCACCGCGGGCGAGATCGGCATCCTGCCGCGGCATATTCCGCTGGTGGCTCAGCTCGTCGACGACGCGATGGTGCGCGTTGAGCGTGAGGGCGAGGATGACCTGCGGATCGCGGTCGACGGCGGATTCCTGTCGGTGACCGAGGGCGGGGTCAGCCTGCTGGTGGAGAACGCCCAGTTCGAGTCGGAGGTCGACGCCGACGCCGCCAAGCGGGATTCCGAATCCGACGACGAAGCCACCGCGGCGTGGGGCCGTGCCCGGCTACGCGCCGTCGGCCAGATCGACTAG